In the Wenzhouxiangella sp. XN24 genome, one interval contains:
- a CDS encoding NAD(P)/FAD-dependent oxidoreductase, with translation MSRAVTLIGAGLGGALAAIFLARRGREVTIYEQRPDLRRVALPAGRSINLALANRGLKALRAAGLETAVAELLTEMRGRMVHPVEGALDFQPYGQRAHEVIYSVSRPGLNALLLEAAERAGVRIRFGMRCMAVDFDTDTLEFEDETSGTREQVRLTPCIGADGAGSMLRKALANRPGYESREDMLSHGYKELSILADARGAPRMDPGALHIWPRGGHMLIALPNRDNTFTVTLFLAQSGEPSFASLGTKEAVRRFFSDEFPDAAALIDELEDSFLANPTGTLGTVRCSPWHLEDRALLLGDAAHAIVPFHGQGMNCAFEDALELDRCFGSVEDAGSADDARAAAFRMFYARRKPNADAIADMALENYVEMRDSVRDPGFLLRQAVAFELERRHPDRFARRYGLVMFRDDVPYAEAQRRGRIQETLLVELTAGLDNAAAVDYDRAGKLIAARLDPLPELDKPG, from the coding sequence GTGAGCCGGGCCGTCACGCTCATCGGCGCGGGACTCGGCGGCGCACTGGCCGCCATCTTCCTGGCACGTCGCGGCCGTGAAGTGACGATCTACGAGCAGCGTCCCGACCTGCGGCGGGTGGCGCTGCCTGCCGGTCGCTCCATCAACCTGGCGCTGGCGAACCGGGGCCTGAAGGCCCTCCGGGCGGCCGGCCTCGAGACCGCCGTCGCGGAACTGTTGACCGAGATGCGCGGCCGCATGGTGCACCCGGTCGAAGGAGCGCTCGACTTCCAGCCCTACGGTCAACGGGCGCACGAGGTCATCTACTCCGTCTCGCGGCCGGGACTCAACGCCCTGCTGCTGGAGGCGGCGGAACGCGCCGGCGTGCGCATCCGTTTCGGCATGCGCTGCATGGCGGTGGATTTCGACACGGACACGCTCGAGTTCGAAGACGAAACGAGCGGCACCCGGGAGCAGGTCAGGCTGACGCCGTGCATCGGCGCCGACGGCGCCGGCTCGATGTTGCGCAAGGCCCTGGCGAACCGGCCCGGCTACGAAAGCCGCGAAGACATGCTCTCGCACGGCTACAAGGAGCTCAGCATCCTGGCCGATGCGCGGGGCGCCCCGCGCATGGATCCGGGCGCACTGCATATCTGGCCGCGCGGGGGACACATGCTGATCGCCCTGCCGAACCGGGACAACACCTTCACGGTCACCCTGTTCCTCGCGCAGAGCGGCGAACCGTCGTTCGCCAGCCTCGGCACCAAGGAGGCCGTGCGCCGCTTCTTCTCCGACGAGTTCCCGGATGCCGCAGCGCTGATCGACGAGCTGGAGGACAGCTTCCTGGCCAACCCGACCGGCACGCTCGGCACCGTGCGCTGCTCCCCGTGGCACCTCGAGGACCGGGCGCTGCTGCTCGGCGACGCCGCCCATGCCATCGTGCCCTTCCATGGCCAGGGCATGAACTGCGCCTTCGAGGACGCGCTGGAACTCGATCGCTGTTTCGGCTCCGTTGAAGACGCAGGCTCCGCAGACGATGCTCGCGCCGCGGCCTTCCGCATGTTCTATGCGCGACGTAAACCCAATGCGGACGCCATCGCGGACATGGCGCTGGAGAACTACGTCGAGATGCGGGACTCGGTCCGGGATCCCGGGTTCCTGTTACGGCAGGCGGTCGCCTTCGAACTGGAACGACGCCATCCGGATCGCTTTGCCCGGCGCTACGGCCTCGTCATGTTTCGCGACGATGTGCCCTATGCCGAAGCGCAGCGGCGGGGACGGATCCAGGAGACGCTGCTCGTCGAGTTGACCGCGGGTCTCGATAATGCCGCGGCCGTCGACTATGATCGGGCCGGAAAACTGATTGCTGCGCGCCTCGATCCCTTGCCGGAACTCGACAAACCAGGCTGA
- a CDS encoding ATP translocase — protein MPAPTFSRLTLFERFLQLFTSLRPGEGRTVFLMLAQVFLLLHGYYLIKLVRDTLILVEGSAEVRSYANGAIAVTLIFLVPLYKLLFDYLRRGGDKSVVLRWVGGFFASNLLIFAFLFWLGIPVAVPFFIWVGVYSVMVVAQFWAFAADLLNIKTGQRLFALIMVGAALGALTGSQVAGRLYEVVGVTNLMLLSAAMLVCVLLLSRVAERAVPEGSRAAAAEEAPEAGSSFARVLGGFSTVLQSSYLFRIAIFVLLLNLVNSNGTYILAAFLSDHAAQLVAASTAGLTTGTVISKFYGNFYATLTALQILVQLFLVSRIFRWFGVRGAILILPAVMLLNYGLILFFPVFALVRVLMIIEMTTNYSIQNTTNHTLYLPVTREEKYVGKTTIDTFFVRFGDLLQAMMVFLVAQVLGLEIGWIIGINLCLAAVLFALGNAIGRRHHGEIRHNLANMPPVIQAPLPDVYVPAGQMLVFSVPDRAFMDPDPGDTLRYEAKSADGSPLPAWIRFDRHNQTFTLQPPQDTAGERRVVLTATDFEGLSVHAEFGIEYGPDPVPRFSAISAAASPGSPVPPVGADGDTPITAPHSGQ, from the coding sequence ATGCCAGCGCCGACATTCTCCCGCCTGACCCTCTTCGAGCGCTTTTTGCAGCTGTTCACCTCGCTGCGCCCCGGCGAGGGACGCACCGTGTTTCTCATGCTGGCGCAGGTCTTTCTCCTGCTGCACGGCTATTACCTCATCAAGCTCGTGCGCGATACGCTGATCCTCGTCGAAGGTTCGGCCGAGGTGCGCTCCTACGCCAACGGCGCAATTGCCGTGACGCTGATTTTCCTGGTCCCGCTGTACAAGCTGTTATTCGATTACCTCAGGCGCGGCGGCGACAAGTCGGTCGTCTTGCGCTGGGTCGGGGGATTCTTCGCGTCCAACCTGCTGATCTTCGCCTTCCTCTTCTGGCTGGGCATCCCGGTGGCGGTACCGTTTTTCATCTGGGTGGGGGTATACAGCGTCATGGTGGTCGCGCAGTTCTGGGCGTTTGCCGCCGACCTGCTGAACATCAAGACCGGGCAGCGGCTGTTCGCCCTCATCATGGTCGGCGCGGCGCTCGGGGCGTTGACGGGCAGCCAGGTGGCGGGCCGGCTCTACGAGGTGGTCGGCGTGACGAACCTCATGCTGCTTTCGGCCGCCATGCTGGTCTGCGTGCTGCTGCTCAGCCGGGTCGCCGAGCGTGCCGTCCCCGAAGGCTCGCGTGCAGCCGCAGCAGAGGAAGCGCCCGAGGCCGGGAGCTCGTTTGCCAGGGTGCTCGGCGGTTTCAGCACCGTGTTGCAAAGCAGCTACCTGTTCCGGATCGCGATATTCGTGCTGCTGCTCAACCTCGTGAACAGCAACGGCACGTATATTCTCGCGGCCTTCCTCAGCGATCATGCAGCGCAGCTGGTCGCCGCGAGCACGGCCGGCTTGACGACAGGCACCGTCATCTCGAAATTCTATGGCAATTTCTACGCCACCCTGACCGCGCTGCAGATCCTCGTCCAGCTGTTCCTGGTGTCACGCATTTTTCGCTGGTTCGGCGTGCGCGGCGCCATCCTGATCCTGCCGGCCGTCATGCTGCTGAACTACGGCCTCATCCTGTTTTTCCCGGTCTTCGCGCTCGTGCGGGTATTGATGATCATCGAGATGACCACCAACTACTCGATCCAGAACACGACCAATCACACTCTTTACCTGCCGGTGACGCGCGAAGAGAAGTACGTCGGCAAGACCACCATCGACACGTTCTTCGTGCGCTTCGGCGACCTGCTGCAGGCGATGATGGTGTTTCTCGTGGCGCAGGTGCTCGGACTGGAGATCGGCTGGATCATCGGCATCAACCTCTGCCTGGCGGCGGTGCTTTTCGCCCTGGGCAATGCCATCGGGCGCCGTCATCACGGCGAGATCCGGCACAACCTGGCCAACATGCCACCGGTCATCCAGGCGCCCCTGCCCGACGTCTACGTGCCCGCGGGGCAGATGCTGGTGTTCAGCGTCCCGGACAGGGCCTTCATGGACCCTGATCCGGGCGACACGCTGCGTTACGAAGCGAAATCGGCCGACGGCAGTCCGCTGCCGGCCTGGATCCGTTTCGACCGGCACAACCAGACGTTCACGCTGCAGCCGCCGCAGGATACGGCGGGAGAGCGGCGCGTGGTCCTGACGGCCACGGACTTCGAGGGGCTCAGCGTGCACGCCGAATTCGGCATCGAGTATGGGCCCGACCCGGTCCCCCGCTTCAGCGCAATCTCTGCAGCTGCGTCGCCCGGGTCACCAGTGCCTCCAGTTGGCGCGGATGGAGATACGCCGATAACGGCGCCACATTCTGGGCAGTAA